The following proteins come from a genomic window of Caloenas nicobarica isolate bCalNic1 chromosome 24, bCalNic1.hap1, whole genome shotgun sequence:
- the CCR7 gene encoding C-C chemokine receptor type 7 gives MDGGKQLKVTLALSLPLIFQFCAGNNVTDDYDNTTIDYTMFETLCEKEEVRNFRAAFLPAMYSLICFTGLLGNGLVMLTYIYFKRLKTMTDIYLLNLALADILFLLTLPFWATSAAMHWLFGEFACKAVYCICKMSFFSGMLLLLSISIDRYFAIVQAASAHRFRPRMIFISKVTCVLIWLLAFILSIPELVHSGVNNLDTYPRCSIIANDLQTFNTGIKVSQMVFGFLVPLLVMSVCYLIIIKTLLQARNFEKNKAIKVIIAVVIVFVVFQLPYNSVMLAKTISAFNHTSSCEESKQLDVADDVTYTLACFRCCLNPFLYAFIGVKFRNDLFKLLKELGCLSQERLWQLSTCRDSKRFSLAMETETTTTFSP, from the exons GTAAACAGCTAAAGGTCACCCTTGCTCTCAGCCTTCCTCTAATTTTTCAG TTCTGTGCCGGGAACAACGTTACCGATGACTATGACAACACCACCATCGACTACACCATGTTTGAGACCCTGTGTGAGAAGGAGGAAGTCCGTAACTTCCGCGCCGCCTTCCTCCCAGCCATGTACTCCCTCATCTGCTTCACGGGGCTTCTGGGGAACGGGCTGGTGATGCTCACCTACATCTACTTCAAGAGGCTCAAGACCATGACGGACATCTATTTGCTGAACCTGGCTCTGGCAGACATCCTCTTCCTGCTGACCCTCCCCTTTTGGGCCACAAGTGCAGCCATGCACTGGCTTTTTGGGGAGTTTGCCTGCAAAGCCGTCTACTGCATCTGCAAAATGAGTTTCTTCAGCGGGatgctgctcctcctctccatcAGCATCGACAGGTACTTCGCCATCGTTCAGGCGGCCTCCGCCCACCGCTTCCGACCCCGGATGATATTCATTAGCAAGGTCACATGTGTCCTCATTTGGCTCCTGGCCTTCATCCTTTCAATCCCTGAGCTGGTTCACAGCGGTGTAAATAACTTGGACACCTATCCCCGTTGTTCCATTATTGCTAATGACTTGCAGACCTTCAACACCGGCATCAAAGTGTCCCAAATGGTTTTTGGCTTCCTAGTTCCCCTGCTGGTCATGTCTGTCTGCTACCTCATCATCATCAAAACATTACTCCAGGCCCGCAACTTTGAGAAGAACAAAGCCATCAAGGTCATCATTGCTGTGGTAATTGTCTTCGTTGTCTTCCAGCTGCCCTACAACAGCGTCATGCTGGCCAAGACCATCTCAGCCTTCAACCACACCAGCTCGTGTGAGGAGAGCAAGCAGCTCGATGTGGCGGATGACGTGACCTACACTCTGGCCTGCTTCCGATGCTGCCTCAATCCCTTCCTCTATGCCTTCATCGGCGTCAAATTCCGCAACGACCTCTTCAAGCTTCTGAAGGAGCTGGGCTGCCTGAGCCAGGAGCGCCTCTGGCAGCTCTCCACTTGCCGCGACAGCAAGAGGTTTTCCTTGGCCATGGAGACAGAGACAACCACCACCTTCTCCCCGTGA